A stretch of the Agromyces larvae genome encodes the following:
- the hisI gene encoding phosphoribosyl-AMP cyclohydrolase — protein MSAPDDEELERDDEPWTPGGDPLDRAAFNADGLLPAIIQQHDTGEVLMLGWMDREALRRTLTEGRVTFWSRSRQEYWRKGDTSGHAQYVKSAALDCDADTLLVQVDQVGAACHTGTRTCFDADRLQVVAGERG, from the coding sequence ATGAGCGCACCCGACGACGAGGAGCTCGAGCGCGACGACGAGCCGTGGACGCCCGGCGGCGACCCGCTCGATCGTGCCGCGTTCAACGCCGACGGCCTGCTGCCCGCGATCATCCAGCAGCACGACACCGGCGAAGTGCTCATGCTCGGCTGGATGGACCGCGAGGCGCTGCGCCGCACCCTCACCGAGGGGCGCGTCACGTTCTGGTCGCGCTCCCGGCAGGAGTACTGGCGCAAGGGCGACACCTCGGGCCACGCGCAGTACGTCAAATCGGCCGCGCTCGACTGCGACGCCGACACCCTGCTGGTGCAGGTCGACCAGGTCGGCGCGGCCTGCCACACCGGCACCCGCACCTGCTTCGACGCCGACCGGCTCCAGGTCGTCGCCGGGGAACGCGGATGA
- the hisF gene encoding imidazole glycerol phosphate synthase subunit HisF — protein MSLAVRVIPCLDVAAGRVVKGVNFLNLRDAGDPVELAARYTAQGADELTFLDVTATVDDRSTTYDMVQRVAEQVFIPLTVGGGVRSPEDVARLLGHGADKAGVNSAAIARPELIAEIADRFGAQVLVLSLDVKRSDRTESGFVVTTHGGRTETDLDALAWARRGIELGAGELLVNSIDADGTKQGFDLELVALMHELSSVPVIASGGAGAVEHFAPAVAAGADAVLAASVFHNGELTVGDVKQALRAEGRTVR, from the coding sequence ATGAGCCTCGCCGTCCGTGTCATCCCGTGCCTCGACGTGGCCGCCGGCCGCGTCGTCAAGGGCGTCAACTTCCTGAACCTGCGGGATGCCGGCGACCCGGTCGAGCTCGCCGCGCGGTACACCGCGCAGGGGGCCGACGAACTGACCTTCCTCGACGTCACCGCCACGGTCGACGACCGTTCGACCACGTACGACATGGTGCAGCGCGTCGCCGAGCAGGTGTTCATCCCGCTCACCGTCGGCGGCGGCGTGCGCTCGCCCGAGGACGTCGCCCGGCTCCTCGGACACGGCGCCGACAAGGCCGGTGTGAACAGCGCCGCGATCGCGCGGCCCGAGCTGATCGCCGAGATCGCCGACCGGTTCGGGGCGCAGGTGCTCGTGCTGTCGCTCGACGTGAAGCGGTCCGACCGCACCGAGTCGGGCTTCGTGGTCACCACGCACGGCGGGCGCACCGAGACCGACCTCGACGCGCTCGCCTGGGCGCGGCGCGGCATCGAGCTCGGCGCCGGCGAACTGCTGGTCAACTCGATCGACGCCGACGGGACCAAGCAGGGCTTCGACCTCGAACTCGTCGCCCTCATGCACGAACTGTCGAGCGTGCCGGTCATCGCCTCCGGCGGCGCCGGTGCCGTCGAGCACTTCGCCCCGGCGGTCGCGGCGGGCGCCGACGCGGTGCTCGCCGCATCCGTCTTCCACAACGGCGAGCTGACCGTGGGCGATGTGAAGCAGGCGCTGCGCGCCGAGGGGAGGACCGTGCGATGA
- the hisG gene encoding ATP phosphoribosyltransferase translates to MLRIAVPNKGSLAEIAAEMLYEAGYTGRRDSKELYVSDPRNGVEFFYLRPRDIATYVGSGALDVGITGRDLLLDSGSEAVEIAALGFGDSTFRFAGPPGAYADLADLEGVRVATSYPGLVGDFLARHGVTADLVKLDGAVESAVRLGVADAVADVVSTGTTLRQAGLEMFGPVILESEAVYIGSGVVQPGTQTLLRRLQGVLVARRYVLLDYDVPVAKLDAATAAAPGFESPTISPLHDPEWAAVRVMIPRVGMNQVMDTLYELGARAILVSAIHAARL, encoded by the coding sequence ATGCTCCGCATCGCCGTGCCCAACAAGGGTTCGCTCGCCGAAATCGCCGCCGAGATGCTGTACGAGGCCGGATACACCGGCCGCCGGGACAGCAAAGAGCTCTACGTCTCCGACCCGCGCAACGGGGTCGAGTTCTTCTACCTCCGCCCGCGCGACATCGCCACCTACGTCGGCTCGGGTGCGCTCGACGTCGGCATCACCGGCCGCGACCTGCTGCTGGACTCGGGCTCCGAGGCGGTCGAGATCGCCGCGCTCGGGTTCGGCGACTCGACATTCCGGTTCGCGGGCCCCCCGGGCGCGTACGCCGACCTCGCCGATCTCGAGGGCGTGCGCGTCGCGACCAGCTACCCGGGCCTGGTCGGCGACTTCCTCGCCCGCCACGGCGTGACGGCCGATCTCGTGAAGCTCGACGGCGCCGTCGAGTCGGCGGTTCGTCTCGGCGTCGCCGACGCGGTCGCCGACGTCGTGTCGACGGGCACGACCCTCCGTCAGGCCGGCCTGGAGATGTTCGGGCCGGTGATCCTCGAGTCCGAGGCGGTGTACATCGGCTCGGGGGTCGTGCAGCCCGGCACGCAGACCCTGCTGCGGCGTCTGCAGGGCGTGCTGGTCGCCCGTCGGTACGTGCTGCTCGACTACGACGTGCCGGTCGCGAAGCTCGACGCCGCGACGGCGGCCGCCCCGGGCTTCGAGTCGCCCACGATCTCGCCGCTGCATGACCCCGAGTGGGCCGCGGTGCGCGTGATGATTCCGCGCGTCGGCATGAACCAGGTGATGGACACGCTCTACGAGCTCGGCGCCCGCGCCATCCTCGTGAGCGCGATCCACGCGGCCCGGCTGTAG
- a CDS encoding phosphoribosyl-ATP diphosphatase, producing MKSFDELFVELSDKARTRPEGSGTVRQLDAGVHAIGKKIVEEAAEVWMAAEYQSDDETAEEISQLLYHLQVLMLAKGLSPADVYRHL from the coding sequence GTGAAATCCTTCGACGAGCTCTTCGTCGAGTTGAGCGACAAAGCCCGCACCCGCCCTGAGGGCAGCGGCACCGTGCGCCAGCTCGACGCCGGCGTGCACGCCATCGGCAAGAAGATCGTCGAGGAGGCGGCCGAGGTCTGGATGGCCGCCGAGTACCAGAGCGACGACGAGACGGCCGAAGAGATCTCGCAGCTGCTCTACCACCTGCAGGTGCTCATGCTCGCCAAGGGGCTCTCGCCCGCCGACGTGTACCGACATCTCTGA
- the rpe gene encoding ribulose-phosphate 3-epimerase: MTTRINPSILAADFANLEHELSRIATADLVHVDIMDNHFVPNLTFGLPMVERLVQVSPVPLDVHLMIDDPDRWAPGYAEAGAASVTFHVEAAADPVRLARRLREIGARAGIALKPGTDAAPYLDLLDEFDQVLVMTVEPGFGGQSFMPETMPKLRRVADAVAARGVDVWLQVDGGITVDTIGIAADAGADTFVAGSAVFRGEPAEQIAALREAVAAHRHDDAPRTGRLLG, encoded by the coding sequence ATGACGACGCGCATCAACCCGAGCATCCTCGCCGCCGACTTCGCGAACCTCGAGCACGAACTCTCGCGCATCGCGACCGCCGATCTCGTGCACGTCGACATCATGGACAACCACTTCGTGCCGAACCTGACGTTCGGGCTGCCGATGGTGGAGCGGCTGGTGCAGGTCTCGCCGGTGCCGCTCGACGTGCACCTCATGATCGACGACCCCGACCGCTGGGCGCCGGGGTACGCCGAGGCGGGCGCGGCGAGTGTGACGTTCCATGTCGAAGCCGCCGCCGACCCGGTGCGGCTCGCCCGCCGGCTCCGCGAGATCGGCGCGAGGGCGGGCATCGCCCTGAAGCCCGGCACGGATGCCGCGCCCTACCTCGACCTGCTCGACGAGTTCGACCAGGTGCTCGTGATGACCGTCGAACCGGGGTTCGGCGGGCAGTCGTTCATGCCCGAGACGATGCCGAAGCTGCGACGGGTGGCCGACGCGGTCGCTGCACGCGGCGTCGACGTATGGCTGCAGGTCGACGGCGGCATCACGGTCGACACGATCGGCATCGCCGCGGACGCCGGCGCCGACACGTTCGTCGCGGGCTCCGCGGTGTTCCGCGGCGAGCCCGCCGAGCAGATCGCGGCGCTGCGCGAGGCGGTCGCCGCGCACCGCCACGACGACGCGCCGCGCACCGGTAGGCTTCTAGGGTGA
- a CDS encoding RsmB/NOP family class I SAM-dependent RNA methyltransferase — protein sequence MSGDGGADSGRRASRPSGGRARGAGSRGAASGSRRDRSVSPARVVAFDVLEAVRTSDSYANLLLPARIERAGLEGSDAGLATELTYGTLRRLGTWDAVIADAAGRPTDRIDPPVLDLLRLGTHQLLATRVPTHAAVNETVALAHRVAPAAAGFVNAVLRQVSRTDAEEWMRRLAESARDDTERLATTTSHPAWIVRALRSALAHEGRADELGALLDADNASPVVNLVALPGLGDAAVDELGAPDVYSPVGFTAEHPLALVAAHEGRIRVQDEGSQLAALALSRARPVEPGERWLDLCAGPGGKTALLAAEALAGGAALAANELVPARAELVRRAIAAVPLDVHVRVGDGTDLDPAELGAPGGFDRILLDAPCTGLGALRRRPEARWRKQPADVAELTAVQARLADAAFAALAPGGILAYVTCSPHTAETHGTIAAALKRWGEAAEPLDTAAAVRQVANRPLDLGGDGRTVQLWPHRHGTDAMFIALVRKRPEAEPAAAAR from the coding sequence ATGAGCGGGGACGGCGGCGCCGACTCCGGCCGGCGTGCATCGCGCCCGAGCGGTGGACGCGCACGCGGCGCCGGCTCGCGTGGCGCAGCGTCGGGCAGCCGCCGGGACCGATCCGTCTCACCCGCCCGGGTGGTCGCCTTCGACGTGCTCGAGGCGGTGCGCACGAGCGACTCGTACGCCAACCTGCTGCTGCCCGCCCGCATCGAGCGGGCCGGGCTCGAGGGCTCCGACGCGGGCCTGGCGACCGAGCTCACCTACGGCACGCTGCGCCGGCTCGGCACGTGGGATGCGGTGATCGCCGACGCCGCCGGGCGGCCGACCGACCGCATCGACCCCCCGGTGCTCGACCTGCTGCGCCTCGGCACGCACCAACTCCTCGCCACGCGCGTGCCCACGCACGCGGCCGTGAACGAGACCGTCGCGCTCGCGCACCGGGTGGCGCCCGCCGCGGCCGGCTTCGTGAACGCGGTGCTGCGGCAGGTCTCCCGCACCGACGCCGAGGAGTGGATGCGACGCCTCGCCGAGTCCGCACGCGACGACACCGAGCGGCTGGCGACGACCACGTCGCATCCGGCCTGGATCGTGCGAGCGCTGCGCAGCGCGCTCGCCCACGAGGGCCGCGCCGACGAGCTCGGCGCCCTGCTGGACGCCGACAACGCGTCGCCCGTCGTCAACCTCGTCGCCCTCCCGGGGCTCGGCGACGCCGCCGTCGACGAGCTCGGCGCGCCCGACGTGTACTCGCCGGTCGGCTTCACCGCGGAGCATCCGCTCGCCCTGGTGGCCGCGCACGAGGGCCGGATCCGCGTGCAGGACGAGGGCTCGCAGCTGGCCGCCCTCGCGCTCAGCCGCGCCCGACCGGTCGAGCCGGGGGAGCGCTGGCTGGACCTGTGCGCCGGACCGGGCGGCAAGACCGCGCTGCTGGCCGCCGAGGCGCTCGCCGGCGGTGCCGCGCTCGCGGCGAACGAGCTCGTGCCCGCGCGCGCCGAGCTGGTGCGCCGCGCGATCGCGGCGGTGCCGCTCGACGTGCACGTGCGCGTGGGCGACGGCACCGACCTCGACCCCGCCGAGCTGGGTGCGCCGGGCGGCTTCGACCGCATCCTGCTGGATGCCCCGTGCACGGGCCTCGGCGCGCTGCGGCGCCGGCCCGAGGCGAGGTGGCGCAAACAGCCGGCCGACGTCGCCGAGCTCACGGCGGTGCAGGCACGGCTCGCCGATGCCGCGTTCGCGGCGCTCGCGCCGGGCGGCATCCTCGCCTACGTGACCTGCTCGCCGCACACCGCCGAGACGCACGGCACGATCGCCGCCGCGCTCAAGCGCTGGGGCGAGGCCGCCGAGCCGCTCGACACCGCAGCGGCGGTGCGGCAGGTCGCGAACCGGCCGCTCGATCTCGGCGGCGACGGCCGCACCGTGCAGCTGTGGCCGCACCGGCACGGCACCGATGCGATGTTCATCGCGCTCGTGCGCAAACGCCCCGAGGCCGAACCCGCGGCCGCCGCTCGATAG
- the fmt gene encoding methionyl-tRNA formyltransferase, which yields MPALRLVFAGTPAAAVPALRRIADGPHEIAAVVTRPAAPLGRKRVLTPSPVAQAAAELGLPVIEAARLDADAGERIASLRPDLGVIVAYGGLVREPLLSAPAHGWINLHFSLLPAWRGAAPVQRAIIAGDAETGASVFRLVPELDAGDVYGELRHPIAPGRTAGDLLDELADLGAGLLADVVDGIADGTAVATPQHGEPTFAPKLAIDDARLDFTRPTAEVDARRRGVTPEPGAFTEVDGVRLKVLDAEPVADAPDLPAGRVALLGKRVLVGTADGALRLVRVQPAGRTAMAAADWWRGLGVDEAVAR from the coding sequence GTGCCAGCCCTCCGACTCGTCTTCGCCGGAACCCCCGCCGCCGCCGTGCCCGCCCTGCGGCGGATCGCCGACGGCCCGCACGAGATCGCGGCGGTCGTCACCCGACCGGCCGCGCCGCTCGGCCGCAAGCGCGTGCTCACGCCGTCGCCGGTCGCGCAGGCCGCCGCCGAGCTGGGGCTGCCGGTCATCGAAGCGGCCCGGCTCGACGCCGACGCGGGGGAGCGCATCGCCTCGCTGCGCCCCGACCTCGGCGTGATCGTCGCGTACGGCGGGCTCGTGCGCGAGCCGCTGCTGTCGGCGCCGGCGCACGGCTGGATCAACCTGCACTTCTCGCTGCTGCCGGCCTGGCGGGGTGCCGCGCCCGTGCAGCGCGCGATCATCGCGGGCGACGCCGAGACCGGGGCATCCGTGTTCCGGCTCGTGCCCGAACTCGATGCCGGCGACGTGTACGGCGAGCTGCGGCATCCGATCGCACCGGGACGCACCGCCGGCGACCTGCTCGACGAACTCGCCGACCTGGGCGCCGGACTGCTCGCCGACGTCGTCGACGGGATCGCCGACGGCACCGCCGTCGCAACCCCGCAGCACGGCGAGCCGACGTTCGCGCCGAAGCTGGCCATCGACGATGCGCGGCTCGACTTCACCCGGCCCACCGCCGAAGTCGACGCCCGCCGGCGCGGTGTCACCCCCGAACCCGGCGCGTTCACCGAGGTCGACGGGGTGCGGCTGAAGGTGCTCGACGCCGAGCCCGTGGCCGATGCGCCGGACCTGCCGGCGGGCCGCGTGGCGCTCCTGGGCAAGCGCGTGCTCGTCGGGACCGCCGACGGTGCGCTGCGACTCGTGCGCGTGCAGCCGGCCGGGCGCACCGCGATGGCCGCCGCCGACTGGTGGCGGGGCCTCGGCGTCGACGAGGCGGTCGCCCGATGA
- a CDS encoding primosomal protein N' encodes MTDGAVARVLVDSPLPQLDHLFDYRVPARLAEAVQTGARVRVPLRTGGRIADGWVVELADRSAYPGELSEVEDVVSTVPVLTPSVWALARAVADRAAGNASDVLRLAIPPRYVRVEKAWAAGTADAGDLPTAPPPVSGFAAGRVEEGLARGERMALRVEPGMRRTPSGEWVGAWAATLAEAAAHVLAADRSVLIAVPDHRDQEQVETALAGLVDPRRVLRADARQTGAERYRSFLAATGDAARIVVGNRSTVYAPAARLGLIAIWDDGDPLHAEPLAPGVHARDAALVRQEQSGAALVFAAHTRSVDVQRLVELDWVHEIAPVRAARPRIVLTARADSAEPGSARIPSIAWREAQRAVAEGPVLVQVARPGRVPLMTCARCRETAHCAACGGTIAVPADGGRAACTLCGTTTTGWRCPVCDGTALRAATIGATRTADELGRAFPRAKVVLSDGERQVVRVDAGPALVVATRGAEPVADGGYRAVLLLDGERMLLRESLRVAEDCLRWWSNAAALAAPGAPVHLVGVGGALGTAFATWRQPDWASTELDARRALRFPPAVRIASVTAAADRVAGAAEAARRAAAGVDVLGPVHLDDGLDRAIVRFDYASGKAVAAALRAEAVRTATERRKPVAGRRPQRPPVLRVRFDDPAVP; translated from the coding sequence ATGACCGACGGCGCGGTCGCGCGGGTGCTCGTCGATTCGCCGCTGCCCCAGCTCGATCACCTGTTCGACTACCGGGTGCCCGCGCGGCTCGCCGAGGCCGTGCAGACCGGCGCACGGGTCCGGGTGCCGCTGCGCACGGGCGGTCGCATCGCGGACGGCTGGGTCGTCGAACTCGCCGACCGCAGCGCGTACCCGGGGGAGCTGAGCGAGGTCGAAGATGTCGTGAGCACCGTCCCGGTGCTCACGCCCTCGGTGTGGGCGCTCGCGCGCGCGGTCGCCGACCGCGCCGCCGGCAACGCGAGCGACGTGCTGCGGCTCGCGATCCCGCCGCGCTACGTGCGAGTCGAGAAGGCCTGGGCCGCCGGCACGGCCGATGCCGGCGACCTGCCGACCGCGCCGCCGCCGGTCTCGGGGTTCGCCGCCGGACGCGTCGAGGAGGGCCTCGCGCGCGGCGAGCGGATGGCGCTGCGCGTCGAGCCCGGGATGCGCCGCACCCCGTCGGGCGAATGGGTCGGCGCGTGGGCGGCCACGCTCGCGGAGGCGGCGGCGCACGTGCTCGCGGCCGACCGGTCGGTGCTGATCGCGGTGCCCGACCATCGCGACCAGGAGCAGGTCGAGACGGCGCTCGCCGGGCTGGTGGATCCACGCCGGGTGCTGCGCGCCGACGCCCGCCAGACGGGTGCCGAGCGGTACCGCTCGTTCCTCGCCGCGACGGGCGACGCGGCCCGCATCGTGGTCGGGAATCGGTCGACCGTGTACGCGCCGGCCGCGCGCCTCGGGTTGATCGCGATCTGGGACGACGGCGACCCGCTGCACGCCGAACCCCTCGCCCCGGGGGTGCACGCCCGCGACGCGGCGCTGGTGCGCCAGGAGCAGTCGGGTGCCGCGCTGGTCTTCGCCGCGCACACCCGCAGCGTCGACGTGCAACGGCTCGTCGAGCTCGACTGGGTGCACGAGATCGCCCCCGTGCGCGCTGCACGACCGCGGATCGTGCTCACCGCCCGCGCCGACTCGGCCGAGCCGGGCTCGGCCCGCATCCCGTCGATCGCGTGGCGGGAGGCCCAGCGGGCGGTGGCCGAGGGGCCCGTGCTGGTGCAGGTCGCCCGGCCCGGTCGGGTGCCGCTGATGACCTGCGCCCGCTGTCGCGAGACGGCGCACTGCGCCGCGTGCGGGGGCACGATCGCGGTGCCCGCCGACGGGGGTCGGGCCGCGTGCACGCTGTGCGGCACCACGACGACGGGCTGGCGGTGCCCGGTGTGCGACGGCACCGCGCTGCGGGCGGCGACGATCGGCGCCACCCGGACGGCCGACGAGCTCGGGCGGGCGTTCCCGCGCGCGAAGGTGGTGCTCTCGGACGGCGAGCGGCAGGTCGTGCGCGTCGATGCCGGTCCGGCGCTCGTCGTCGCCACGCGGGGTGCCGAGCCCGTCGCCGACGGCGGCTATCGTGCGGTGCTGCTCCTCGACGGCGAACGGATGCTCCTGCGCGAATCCCTGCGGGTCGCCGAGGATTGCCTGCGCTGGTGGTCGAACGCGGCGGCGCTGGCCGCCCCCGGGGCGCCGGTGCATCTGGTGGGGGTGGGCGGCGCCCTCGGCACCGCGTTCGCGACGTGGCGCCAACCCGATTGGGCGTCGACCGAGCTCGACGCGCGTCGGGCGCTGCGGTTCCCGCCGGCCGTGCGCATCGCGTCGGTGACGGCGGCCGCCGACCGGGTCGCCGGCGCAGCGGAGGCCGCACGTCGAGCCGCTGCGGGGGTCGACGTGCTCGGCCCGGTCCACCTGGACGACGGCCTCGACCGCGCGATCGTGCGGTTCGACTACGCCTCGGGCAAGGCGGTCGCGGCGGCGTTGCGGGCCGAGGCGGTGCGCACGGCCACCGAGCGGCGCAAACCGGTCGCCGGCCGTCGGCCCCAGCGGCCGCCGGTGCTCCGGGTCCGGTTCGACGACCCGGCCGTTCCCTGA
- the metK gene encoding methionine adenosyltransferase produces the protein MSDLRLFTSESVTEGHPDKICDQVSDSILDALLAVDPHSRVAVETLVTTGLVHVAGEVTTSGYVEIPAIVRERVTSIGYDSSDVWFDGRSCGVSVSIGGQSPDIAQGVDDAFETREGSSVDELDRQGAGDQGIMFGYATRETPELMPVPIWLAHRLSERLAAVRKAGELDYLRPDGKTQVTIGYDGQTPRTIETVVLSTQHSPKVSTEQLRAEVEEVVIRPVLDTVELTRDDLKVLINPTGRFEIGGPQGDAGLTGRKIIIDTYGGASRHGGGAFSGKDPSKVDRSAAYAMRWVAKNAVAAGFAERLELQVAYAIGAASPVGLYVETFGTGTLPDEQIIRAIREVFDLRPAAIIRDLDLLRPIYAQTATYGHFGRELPDFTWERIDRVDDLRQAAGV, from the coding sequence ATGAGCGATCTGCGTCTGTTCACCTCCGAGTCCGTGACCGAGGGTCACCCCGACAAGATCTGCGACCAGGTCTCCGACTCGATCCTCGACGCGCTGCTCGCCGTCGACCCGCACTCCCGGGTGGCCGTCGAGACGCTCGTCACCACGGGTCTCGTGCATGTGGCCGGCGAGGTGACCACCTCCGGCTACGTGGAGATCCCCGCGATCGTGCGCGAGCGGGTCACCTCGATCGGCTACGACTCGTCCGACGTGTGGTTCGACGGCCGCAGCTGCGGGGTGTCCGTCTCGATCGGCGGCCAGTCGCCCGACATCGCCCAGGGGGTGGACGACGCGTTCGAGACCCGCGAGGGGTCGAGCGTCGACGAGCTCGACCGGCAGGGCGCCGGCGACCAGGGCATCATGTTCGGCTACGCCACCCGCGAGACGCCCGAGCTCATGCCGGTGCCGATCTGGCTCGCGCACCGCCTCAGCGAGCGGCTCGCCGCCGTTCGCAAGGCGGGCGAGCTCGACTACCTGCGGCCCGACGGCAAGACGCAGGTGACCATCGGCTACGACGGGCAGACGCCGCGCACGATCGAGACCGTCGTGCTGTCGACCCAGCACTCGCCGAAGGTGTCGACCGAGCAGCTGCGCGCCGAGGTCGAGGAGGTGGTGATCCGGCCCGTGCTCGACACCGTCGAGCTCACCCGCGACGACCTGAAGGTGCTCATCAACCCGACCGGCCGCTTCGAGATCGGCGGCCCCCAGGGCGACGCCGGCCTGACCGGCCGCAAGATCATCATCGACACCTACGGCGGCGCCAGCCGGCACGGCGGCGGCGCGTTCAGCGGCAAGGACCCGTCGAAGGTCGACCGGTCCGCCGCCTACGCGATGCGCTGGGTGGCGAAGAACGCGGTCGCCGCGGGCTTCGCCGAGCGACTCGAACTGCAGGTGGCGTACGCGATCGGCGCGGCCTCGCCGGTGGGCCTGTACGTCGAGACCTTCGGCACCGGCACGCTGCCCGACGAGCAGATCATCCGCGCCATCCGCGAGGTGTTCGACCTGCGCCCGGCGGCGATCATCCGCGACCTCGACCTGCTCCGCCCGATCTACGCGCAGACGGCCACCTACGGGCACTTCGGCCGTGAGCTGCCCGACTTCACCTGGGAGCGGATCGACCGCGTCGACGACCTGCGTCAGGCCGCCGGCGTCTGA
- the coaBC gene encoding bifunctional phosphopantothenoylcysteine decarboxylase/phosphopantothenate--cysteine ligase CoaBC: MPLNIVVGIAGGIAAYKAVGVVRALVLAGHDVHVVPTEAALRFVGRPTLEAISRNPVHVDLYEGVAEVRHVAIGQAADLIVIAPATANTIAKLAAGLADDLLGNTVLASEAPLVVAPAMHTEMWRHPATQANVATLRERGVTVVGPAVGQLTGADSGPGRMSEPDDIVAAALAVVGEPDAAQHAGREASDTRVGDLAGRRVVVTAGGTREPLDPVRFLGNRSSGKQGVAIAEAARERGASVTLIAANLEVARPEGCDIRAVSTALELRDAVREAAVGADVVVMAAAVADYRPAVVSEAKLKKDPGSDDGLTLELVRNPDILAELGREPHDGTLLVGFAAETEPDAERLLELGRAKRRAKGADLLAVNRVGWTAGFAADDNVVTVVDGDDTVVAELHGTKSSVAQGILDVVVSKLAPSS, from the coding sequence ATGCCGCTCAACATCGTCGTCGGCATCGCCGGCGGCATCGCGGCCTACAAGGCGGTCGGCGTCGTGCGTGCGCTGGTGCTGGCCGGCCACGACGTGCACGTCGTGCCGACCGAGGCTGCGTTGCGGTTCGTGGGCCGCCCGACGCTCGAGGCGATCTCGCGCAACCCGGTGCACGTCGACCTCTACGAGGGCGTCGCCGAGGTGCGTCACGTCGCGATCGGCCAGGCCGCCGATCTCATCGTGATCGCGCCGGCGACGGCGAACACCATCGCGAAGCTCGCCGCGGGCCTCGCCGACGACCTGCTCGGCAACACCGTCCTCGCGAGCGAGGCGCCGCTGGTCGTCGCGCCCGCGATGCACACCGAGATGTGGCGCCATCCGGCGACGCAGGCGAACGTCGCGACGCTTCGCGAGCGCGGCGTCACCGTCGTCGGCCCGGCGGTCGGGCAGCTCACGGGCGCCGACAGCGGCCCGGGCCGCATGTCGGAGCCCGACGACATCGTCGCGGCTGCGCTCGCGGTCGTGGGCGAACCGGATGCCGCGCAGCACGCCGGCCGCGAGGCATCCGATACGCGTGTCGGCGACCTCGCCGGGCGGCGCGTCGTGGTGACCGCCGGCGGCACCCGCGAACCGCTCGACCCGGTGCGGTTCCTCGGCAACCGCTCCAGCGGCAAGCAGGGCGTCGCGATCGCCGAGGCCGCGCGCGAGCGCGGTGCATCCGTCACCCTGATCGCCGCGAACCTCGAGGTGGCCCGGCCCGAGGGGTGCGACATCCGCGCCGTCTCGACGGCGCTCGAACTGCGCGACGCGGTCCGCGAGGCGGCGGTCGGGGCCGACGTCGTCGTGATGGCGGCCGCCGTCGCCGACTACCGGCCGGCCGTCGTCAGCGAGGCGAAGCTCAAGAAGGACCCGGGGTCCGACGACGGGCTCACCCTCGAACTCGTCCGCAACCCCGACATCCTCGCCGAACTCGGCCGCGAGCCGCACGACGGCACGCTCCTGGTCGGGTTCGCCGCCGAGACCGAGCCCGACGCCGAACGGCTGCTCGAACTGGGCCGCGCCAAGCGGCGTGCCAAGGGCGCCGACCTGCTCGCGGTCAACCGGGTGGGCTGGACGGCGGGATTCGCCGCCGACGACAACGTCGTCACGGTGGTCGACGGCGACGACACGGTCGTCGCCGAGCTTCATGGAACGAAATCGTCGGTGGCGCAGGGCATCCTTGACGTGGTTGTCTCGAAGCTCGCACCCAGTTCGTGA
- the rpoZ gene encoding DNA-directed RNA polymerase subunit omega, giving the protein MAEKLSGIIDPPIDDLLSKVDSKYQLVIFASKRARQINDYYADLHEGSLFDNVGPLVDSSIDDKPLTVAMHEINEDKLRLTPIGE; this is encoded by the coding sequence TTGGCTGAGAAGCTGTCCGGCATCATCGACCCGCCCATCGACGACCTGCTTTCGAAGGTCGACTCGAAGTACCAGCTCGTGATCTTCGCGTCCAAGCGCGCTCGTCAGATCAACGACTACTACGCCGACCTGCACGAGGGCAGCCTGTTCGACAACGTCGGCCCGCTGGTCGACTCGTCGATCGACGACAAGCCGCTCACGGTGGCGATGCACGAGATCAACGAGGACAAGCTCCGGCTCACCCCGATCGGCGAGTAA